ttttttgagacagggtcttgttctgtcacccaggatggagtgcagtggtgtcaccataactcactgcagcctcaactcctgggctcaagcgatcctcctgcctcagcctcccgagtagctgggactacaggagcacactaccatacctggctaatttttcttatttttttggagaggtggggcctcactatgttgcccaggctggtctcaagagATGCTCCCACCTGAGCCTTTCAGCCTCACAAAATGCTGGGCCTGTTCCCTGTGTTTTTATCATACCTGCTGCCCTGACTCCCATCCTCTCAATGTTTCTTAGGAAACAACCTCCTCCCACATTAACTCCCCACAAATCCCCATATATCCCTTTGGttaattcttattttctgttcatttttttaaaatgataaattataaaaaatgattttaaaatgtttgagcACACCATAAAGCCTACCACTCAGAAATAGCTGCTGTTCACAATATACCAGACATTTCTTCATGCATGTGCATTGAAAAGGAAGCGTAGATAGAATTTTGTAAGACAGATGTTAtgtgtaatttataataaaaaaaattacaagaatttTATTTGAGTTTGTTCTATTTGTTTATGTATCTAGAGTCCCTGGAGACTATTAAGGACTCTAGGACTCTGGCCAAGGAAATTAGCAATGGGGGGGGTGGATAGACCAGGCCAAGGAACGTTGCTGGGAAAGTTGCAGGGGATAGGGGTGGAGGTTTCCTTAGAAGGAGAACAATAGTTTGAAGTCACAGGAAAGAGAACATGTGGCCCTGTGAAGAGGAGTGGTGAAGAAGCTAGGCAGGGACGTGAGGTGCTGCTCTGCGAAGACCCAGCTCCTTGCTGGGGCTGCATTtttgtgctcaggctggttggCTGCATTATCTTGAAATTTTCCTTCCCCTTCCGCCAACCCCAGCTCTCCCCAGTTCTAACCCTGACCCAGAGAGCAGAGCCTGATTTGGCAGCCTGGAGACCAAGCTATGTAAGGTCATCCCAGCTGCCTTGCTGAGacccgcccccagcccagcccgccccaccccctgccccagcctccctatGTCTTTCCCACCCTCAGTCCTAGGCGGCTGACTACTGAGAGGCTCAGCCAGAGTCCGAGAGCCCCGCCGTCCAGGAGCCCCCAGTCCAGGAGCCAAGAAAGCCCCTGTCCTGCTGGCCTGAGAACACACAGCTCTACTCTGATTGAATGATCTGTCCCTCTTTATGGGACGATGAACCAGAAGACCACCCTAGTGCTCCTTGCTCTGGCCGTCATCACCATCTTTGCCTTGGTTTGTGTCCTGCTAGTGGGCAGGGGTAGAGATGGAGATGAACCTCGCCAGCTTTCCCACTGCCCCTCCATATCTCCCAGTGCCCAGGCCTGGACACACCCTGGCCAGAGCCAGCTGTTTGCAGACCTGAGCCGAGAGGAGCTGACGGCTGTGATGAACTTTCTGACCCAGcggctggggccagggctggtggATCCAGCTCAGGCCCAGCCCTCGGACAACTGTGTCTTCTCAGTGGAGCTGCAGCTGCCCCCCAAGGCTGCGGCCCTGGCCCACCTGGACAAGGGAAAGGCCCCACCTGCCCGGGAGGCGCTGGCCATCGTCTTCTTTGGTGGACAACCCCAGCCCAACGTGAGTGAGCTGGTGGTGGGACCGCTGCCTCACCCCTCCTACATGCGGGACATGACCGTGGAGCGTCATGGAGGCCCCCTGCCCTATCACCGACGCCCCGTGCTGGCCCGAGAGTACCTGGACATAGACCAGATGATCTTCGACAGAGAACTGCCCCAGGTGGCTGGTCTCCTCCACCACTGTTGCTTCTACAAACGCCAAGGAAGGAACCTGGTGACAATGACCACAGCCCCCCGTGGTCTGCAGTCAGGGGACCGAGCCAGCTGGTTTGGCCTCTACTACAACATCTCAGGGGCTGGGATTTTCCTGCACCCCGTGGGGTTGGAGCTGCTGGTAGACCACAAGGCCCTGGACCCTGCCCACTGGACCATCCAGAAGGTGTTCTATCAAGGCCGCTACTATGACAGTCTGGCCCAGCTGGAGGACCAGTTTGAGGCCGGCCTGGTGAATGTGGTGTTGATCCCAGACAATGGCACAGGTGGGTCCTGGTCCCTGAAGTCCCAGGTGCCCCCAAGTCTGGCTCCCCCTCTGCAGTTCCATCCCCAAGGCCCCCGCTTCAGTGTCCAGGGGCATCGAGTGGCCTCCTCGTTGTGGACTTTCTCCTTTGGCCTTGGAGCTTTCAGTGGCCCAAGGATCTTTGATGTCCGCTTCCAGGGAGAACGGCTAGCTTATGAGATCAGCCTCCAAGAGGCCTTGGCCATCTACGGTGGAAATACCCCAGGAGCAATGACAACCCGCTATCTGGATGGTGGCTTTGGCATGGGCAAGTACTCCACGCCTCTGACCCGTGGGGTGGACTGCCCCTACCTGGCCACCTATATGGACTGGCACTTCCTTTTGGAGTCCCAAGCCCCTAAGACACTACATGATGCCTTTTGTGTGTTTGAACAGAACCAGGGCCTCCCCCTGCGGAGACACCACTCAGATTTATACTCCAACTATTTTGGGGGCCTTGCAGAGACAGTGCTGGTCTTCAGATCTGTGTCCACCTTGCTCAACTATGACTATGTGTGGGATATGGTCTTCCACCCCAGTGGAGCCATAGAAGTCAGATTCTACGCCACAGGCTACATAAGCTCAGCATTCCTCTTTGGTGCTGCCCAGAGGTACGGGAACCAAGTTAGGGAGCACACGCTGGGCACGGTCCACACGCATGTTGCACATTACAAGGTGGATCTGGATGTGGCAGGTAAGATGTCCCTGCTGGGCAAGGATTCTGGAAGAAGGGCTGAAAAGTTGTCTCCATTTGCTTTGGGGTTTGTGTAGGTTGTCTGGGGAAGGAAGATTTGGATTTTTATGCTTCTCCCTTGCTGGATGGGAGAGAGTTGGCTGCTGAGTTTTATTTGGATCTAACTCACTTGCTCAGTACACAGCTGCCAGCCTGTCTTCACGTGACCACATTAGAAAATCTTGGGAAGTGGCTAAgctcagggaggaggcaggatcTGGGCCAACAGTGTCCCCattgccctcctccctcccttgcaCTACATGGGCCCCCATCCAGGAGGCAGCCATTTGTCATTCAGCACATTTCTCTGTGTCTGGCCCGCGGTGCTGGCGTGCTGGACGATCTGCTCGCGttctgcccagcccctggcatgTGCAGGCCAGTCACGGAACACCTCGGGTGTACATTTCCTAGAAGATTTCCATCTCTCTCTGAGCACGGTCACTTAAGTGCGGGGGGCAGCATGGATCCCGTAGAGCATCCCGGGTAGCTCCAGAGTTGGTGGTTACAGGGAGAGCCAAGGCCACATGATACCTTGaagtctttgtctttgtcttttcacCTTTCTCCCCACAAGAATCATCAGGTTTTCTCAGGTTCCACCCCTGAAATACCTCAAAAC
The Eulemur rufifrons isolate Redbay chromosome 9, OSU_ERuf_1, whole genome shotgun sequence DNA segment above includes these coding regions:
- the AOC3 gene encoding amine oxidase [copper-containing] 3 isoform X2 produces the protein MNQKTTLVLLALAVITIFALVCVLLVGRGRDGDEPRQLSHCPSISPSAQAWTHPGQSQLFADLSREELTAVMNFLTQRLGPGLVDPAQAQPSDNCVFSVELQLPPKAAALAHLDKGKAPPAREALAIVFFGGQPQPNVSELVVGPLPHPSYMRDMTVERHGGPLPYHRRPVLAREYLDIDQMIFDRELPQVAGLLHHCCFYKRQGRNLVTMTTAPRGLQSGDRASWFGLYYNISGAGIFLHPVGLELLVDHKALDPAHWTIQKVFYQGRYYDSLAQLEDQFEAGLVNVVLIPDNGTGGSWSLKSQVPPSLAPPLQFHPQGPRFSVQGHRVASSLWTFSFGLGAFSGPRIFDVRFQGERLAYEISLQEALAIYGGNTPGAMTTRYLDGGFGMGKYSTPLTRGVDCPYLATYMDWHFLLESQAPKTLHDAFCVFEQNQGLPLRRHHSDLYSNYFGGLAETVLVFRSVSTLLNYDYVWDMVFHPSGAIEVRFYATGYISSAFLFGAAQRYGNQVREHTLGTVHTHVAHYKVDLDVAGQENWFWAEDMAFVPTAVPWSPEHQIQRLQVTRKLLQTEDQAAFPLGRATPRYLYLASNHSNKWGHPRGYRIQMLSFAGEPLPQNSSMERAISWGRTWWPG
- the AOC3 gene encoding amine oxidase [copper-containing] 3 isoform X1: MNQKTTLVLLALAVITIFALVCVLLVGRGRDGDEPRQLSHCPSISPSAQAWTHPGQSQLFADLSREELTAVMNFLTQRLGPGLVDPAQAQPSDNCVFSVELQLPPKAAALAHLDKGKAPPAREALAIVFFGGQPQPNVSELVVGPLPHPSYMRDMTVERHGGPLPYHRRPVLAREYLDIDQMIFDRELPQVAGLLHHCCFYKRQGRNLVTMTTAPRGLQSGDRASWFGLYYNISGAGIFLHPVGLELLVDHKALDPAHWTIQKVFYQGRYYDSLAQLEDQFEAGLVNVVLIPDNGTGGSWSLKSQVPPSLAPPLQFHPQGPRFSVQGHRVASSLWTFSFGLGAFSGPRIFDVRFQGERLAYEISLQEALAIYGGNTPGAMTTRYLDGGFGMGKYSTPLTRGVDCPYLATYMDWHFLLESQAPKTLHDAFCVFEQNQGLPLRRHHSDLYSNYFGGLAETVLVFRSVSTLLNYDYVWDMVFHPSGAIEVRFYATGYISSAFLFGAAQRYGNQVREHTLGTVHTHVAHYKVDLDVAGQENWFWAEDMAFVPTAVPWSPEHQIQRLQVTRKLLQTEDQAAFPLGRATPRYLYLASNHSNKWGHPRGYRIQMLSFAGEPLPQNSSMERAISWGRYQLAVTRRKEEEPASSSVFNQNDPWTPTVDFTDFINNETIMGEDLVAWVTAGFLHIPHAEDIPNTVTVGNGVGFFLRPYNFFDEDPSFYSPDSIYFRKGQDAGACEVNPLACLPQAAACAPDVPAFSHGGFYDS